Genomic DNA from Flavobacterium sp. N502540:
GAAGGATTTATTAAACCGAATACAAAAATTTTATACGCAGAGTCGCCTACAAATCCGGGTGTTGATGTGATCGATTTACAATTGTTAGGTGATCTTGCTAAAAAACACAACCTGATTTTAATTATCGATAACTGTTTTGCCACGCCTTACCTTCAACAACCTATAAAGTTTGGAGCGCATCTGGTCGTACATTCAGCAACTAAATTGATTGACGGTCAGGGAAGAGTTTTAGGCGGAGTTACGGTTGGAAGCGAAGATTTAATCAGACAGATTTACTTGTTCTCCAGAAATACAGGACCGGCTTTGTCTCCGTTTAATGCATGGGTTTTGTCAAAAAGTTTAGAGACATTGGCAGTTCGCGTTGAAAAACACTGTGAAAATGCTTTAAAAGTAGCAGAGTTTTTAGAGGCACATCCAAATGTGAATAGTATAAAATATCCATTCCTGAAATCACATCCACAATATGAAATTGCCAAAAAGCAAATGAAATTGGGTGGAAATATTATCGCTTTTGAAATTAAAGGCGGAATTGAAGCAGGAAGAAAATTTTTAGATAAAATAAAACTTTGCTCGCTATCTGCAAATATTGGCGATACGAGATCGATTGTGACGCATCCTGCTTCAACAACACACAGTAAGCTGTCTGAAGAAGATCAGCTGGCAGTCGGAATTACACAAGGTCTTGTGCGTGTTTCTGTAGGTTTAGAAACCGTAGAAGATGTAATTGCTGATTTGAAACAAGCGCTTTCTTAAGATAATTTTAGATTTCTGATTTTAGATATTAGATTTTATGCTGATATCTAAAATCTTATCTTTACACTATGATAAAACCAAGATTACTTATTTTATCAGATTTATTTGGAGGTAAAGATCCGGAGTGGATAAAAATCTATTCAGAATTATTAAGGTCTGAATTTGAGATTCAGTATTATGATGTTCTGGAATTGGCTGATATTAATTCTGATAACCTTATTGAAAGCGATATTCATAATCAATTTTTAAACGGCGGTATTGATCGTGCAGTTCAAAAAATACTTCAATTAGAAACAGAAAAAATAGTTGTTTTAGGATTTAGCATTGGAGGAACTATTGGTTGGAAAGCTTCTTTGCGAGGATTAAATACTACTCATCTGTTTGCTGTTTCGTCAACAAGATTAAGATACGAAGCTGAAGTTCCAAATTGTGGTATAAAATTATACTTTGGAGAAGAAGATCCAAACAAACCGGACTCACAATGGTTTTTTGAATTGAATGTGGTCCATAAAATGATTAAAAAAGAGAATCATCAGCTATACAGAACGGAAAATAATGCGTCCTTGGTTTGCAATGATATTTTGAAAATTTTATTAAGATGACGGCTTTTAACGAAAAAAAAACAGTTAAAGGCCGTTTTTTATTGGGTTTTATTTAAACTATACTGATTTAGTAGAATTTAAATTTTTGTTCTATTACTATTCTCATTTAAAAAGTTTATTTTTGTGGCAGAAAAACAAGACGATTGTTGTTTTGGGTCAGAGGCCTAAAATTGGCAATAGCAATTAAAATAGATATAACGTGCTTTCAAAGAAAACTAAATACGGAATCAAAGCTTTAACTTACCTGGCCAGACGTGAAAACAATGAGCCGGTACAAATTGCTGAAATTGCGAAAAGTGAACATATTTCGATTAAATTTTTGGAAAGTATTTTGCTGTTGCTTAGAAACTCAGGATTTCTGGGGGCTAAAAAAGGAAAAGGCGGAGGTTATTATCTGATAAAAGACCCAAAAGACATTAGTATGGCCAAAGTCTATCGCATTCTCGAAGGGCCTATTGCATTGCTTCCCTGTGCAAGTCATAATTTTTACGAAAGATGTGATGATTGTGATGATGAATCTACCTGTGCTGCAAGACGTTTAATGACCGAAGTGAGAGATAATACACTTAAAATTCTGGAGAGTAACTCGTTAGCAGATATTGCATTTTAAGCAGATCTCTATTCTGGGATTTCCTATAAAAAAGACCATTTCAATATTTTTAATGAAATGGTCTTTTCTTTTTAGATTCAGATTATATTTTAAAGAGTAGTAATACGTTAGAAAATCAATTTATATCCTGCCATAAAAAGCATTACGGCAATCGCATTTCTAAGGAATTGATCTGGAACTTTTCCGCTCAGCATACTTCCCATATAAATTCCCGGAAGCGAGCCCATCAATAATTGCCCTAATAAAGCAAGATCTAAATTTCCCATTGAGGCGTGTCCGATTCCCGCAACTAATGTCAAAGGAACGGCATGTGCAATTTCAGTTCCTACTAAACGAGGGGTCGGCAGTAGCGGATAAAGAAAAAATAAAGTGACAGTTCCTAAAGCTCCCGCACCAATTGAAGTTAGAGTTACAGTAGCACCTAATAGAACACCTATGGCGATAGTTAGTGTGTTTTGAGTGGTACTTTCGCTGTGAAATTTATCTCCGGCATGTTTTTGAGAGAATTCTAAAAGTCTTTTTTTAAAGATAATAGCAACCGAAGTAAATAACAATGCCCAGCCTAAGCTGTATTTGATAACATGATTTATAGTTTCAATGTCGGTTTTGATACTGTTCAGAATCCATAAGGTGACCAAAGCGGCAGGAACACTCCCTAAAGTCAGCCAGCCTGTGATTTTCCAGTTGATGTTGCCTTTTTTGTTGTGAACGAACACCCCTCCGGCTTTAGTAAAAGCAGCATAAAGTAAATCGGTACCAACTGCTGTTGTTGGGGGGATACCAAACCATAATAAAATTGGAGTCATCAAAGAACCGCCTCCAACACCTGTTAACCCCACTATAAAACCTACTGCTAAACCTGCAATTATAAGACCTATTTGGAAATCCATGGATAAATATTTGCTGTAAAAATAACAACATTTTTATAATTATCCTATGGATGTTGTAGACTTTAAAAATACTATTTAAAAAATGATGAAATTTTTACTGTTATAGTTCTGTAATACAGTTTTATATGTTTTTTTTGAGCCGTTTGACGATTGATGGATATTGTTATGGATTCCTTTTTGTTATTATTAAGATAAGGAGGATGTAAAAAAATCAAATATTGTTTTGATATTTAGAAATAAGTAGTAATTTTGCCATTCAATCTACTAACCCGATAGGGTAATAGATTTTAAAGCAAAAACAAGTCACAGGAATGGAAAAGGAACTTAAAATAAATACCGCAGCAGTTAAGGCTGATGCCACAATTAAAGAAAGATTGTGGGTTTTGGTACCGGCAGCTTTACTGATAGGTTTGTTGACGACTTTGATCTACAATCACCATGCGGAATTTTCATGGAATGCATTTGTTGACGGTTTTAATCAGGAATTTTTAGTATTTTTTGCGATTGGAGTTTTTGCACAATTGGTGGATGGAACTTTAGGAATGGGATATGGAGCAACTTCTACATCATTTTTATTAGCATACGGGGTTCCGCCGGTTATTAGCAGTACGGCAGTTCACGTTTCTGAAATGTTTACCACTGGAGCATCGGCACTTTCTCACCACCGATTTGGAAATATCAATAAAAAATTGGTAAAACATTTATTAATTCCGGGGTTTTAGGTTCCATTACAGGTGCTTATTTATTATCGGATGTTATTAACGGAGATATTATAAAGCCTTTTATTGCAGTTTATATGATTGTTTTGGCTATTATAATTATTAGAAAAGCTTTAGTTAAAAAAATCATCAAGAAGAAAACTAAAAAACTTGGAGCTTTGGCTGTTTTTGGAGGTTTTATGGACTCAGTTGGAGGCGGAGGCTGGGGGCCGATTGTAACTTCAACCTTGTTAGGAAGAGGCAGAAATCCGAGATACACTATAGGTTCTGTAAATGCAGCCGAGTTTGCAATTTCATTTGCAAGTGGTTTAACTTTCATGCTTTTTGGCGGAATCCATGGCTGGCAGGTTATTATAGGTTTGATTTTGGGAGGTGTAATTGCAGCACCATTGGGAGCTTATCTTTTAAATAAAATCAGAAGAAAACCAATGATGATTGCGGTTGGTATTTTAATTATATTATTAAGTTTAAAAACATTATCTAAATTATTGTAATATTTTTTAGAAGGAAAGAGAGAGAATATGAGTGCGACTATTATACAATCATTATTAGATAAAACGAAAGACTTTTCACTTGACGAAACATTGGCTTTCTTAGCAAATGAATACCCAGGAAAAGTAATCTTCTCAACATCTTTTGGACAGGAAGATCAGGTTATAACTGATTTTATTGCAAAAAGCAATCAGGATATAGCCATTTTTACACTTGATACCGGAAGGTTATTTCAGGAAACGTATGATGTTTTTCATAAAACATTAAAAAAATACAAAAAGCCAATTGAGGTTTATTTCCCGGAAGCGGCAGCCATAGAGAGTTTACTTCAGTCAAAAGGGCCGAATAGTTTTTATGATTCGGTTGAGAACAGAAAAGAATGCTGTTTTATTCGAAAAGTAGTTCCGTTACGAAAAGCTTTAGCAGGAAATTCGGTCTGGATTACAGGTTTAAGGGCAGAACAATCCGAGAATAGAAACGATTTACAATTGTTTGAATACGACGGAGGTTTTGAAATTATAAAGTTCAATCCCTTGTTGAAGTGGACATTAGAAGAGGTTGAAACTTATTTGTCCGAAAACAATGTTCCTCAAAATGCTTTGCACAAACAAGGTTTTGTAAGCATCGGATGCGCACCCTGTACGAGAGCAATTTTTCCGGGTGAAGATATCAGAGCCGGAAGATGGTGGTGGGAATCCAGTCATAAAGAATGTGGATTGCATAGTGCTAAGAAAGAGTAGGTAGAAGAAAGAAGCTAGAGGCAAGAGAATAGATTAAAGAATTAAAGAATATAGATTTTTGAGTTCCGAAGGAATGACCGATATCGTAGCGTCGGGTTTCAACCCGATGAAGATGAAGGAACGACCCATATTGTAGCGTCGGATTTTAATCCGATGGGAATGCAAGAAGAAGATTTATAATATATCGTCGGAGTTTAACCCGATGAAGAGTAAAGAAAGTAAAGAATAATAGTAGAAAGTTTTAGGAAACTCACAATAAACAACAACCTGAAACTTTAAACTTGAAACAAAAAAACAAAATGAGTTCAGTATTAAAAACAAACGCTTTAGAGAGCGAAGCAATATATATTTTCAGAGAAGTAATTTCACAGTTTGATAAACCGGTTTTACTTTTTTCTGGAGGAAAAGATTCGATAACATTAGTGCGTTTGGCACAAAAAGCATTCTTCCCTGCCAAAATCCCGTTTCCTCTTTTGCATGTTGATACCGGACATAATTTTCCGGAAACTATTGCTTTCAGA
This window encodes:
- a CDS encoding trans-sulfuration enzyme family protein; the protein is MNTEEFGFETQAIRTQLERSQYLEHSVPLYLSSSFVFEDAEDMRASFTEEKERNIYSRFSNPNTTEFVDKICKMEGAEAGYAFATGMAAVYSTFAALLNSGDHIVSASSVFGSTHALFMTYFPKWNIETSYFDISKPETIEGFIKPNTKILYAESPTNPGVDVIDLQLLGDLAKKHNLILIIDNCFATPYLQQPIKFGAHLVVHSATKLIDGQGRVLGGVTVGSEDLIRQIYLFSRNTGPALSPFNAWVLSKSLETLAVRVEKHCENALKVAEFLEAHPNVNSIKYPFLKSHPQYEIAKKQMKLGGNIIAFEIKGGIEAGRKFLDKIKLCSLSANIGDTRSIVTHPASTTHSKLSEEDQLAVGITQGLVRVSVGLETVEDVIADLKQALS
- a CDS encoding alpha/beta hydrolase — translated: MIKPRLLILSDLFGGKDPEWIKIYSELLRSEFEIQYYDVLELADINSDNLIESDIHNQFLNGGIDRAVQKILQLETEKIVVLGFSIGGTIGWKASLRGLNTTHLFAVSSTRLRYEAEVPNCGIKLYFGEEDPNKPDSQWFFELNVVHKMIKKENHQLYRTENNASLVCNDILKILLR
- a CDS encoding phosphoadenylyl-sulfate reductase; the encoded protein is MSATIIQSLLDKTKDFSLDETLAFLANEYPGKVIFSTSFGQEDQVITDFIAKSNQDIAIFTLDTGRLFQETYDVFHKTLKKYKKPIEVYFPEAAAIESLLQSKGPNSFYDSVENRKECCFIRKVVPLRKALAGNSVWITGLRAEQSENRNDLQLFEYDGGFEIIKFNPLLKWTLEEVETYLSENNVPQNALHKQGFVSIGCAPCTRAIFPGEDIRAGRWWWESSHKECGLHSAKKE
- a CDS encoding RrF2 family transcriptional regulator; amino-acid sequence: MLSKKTKYGIKALTYLARRENNEPVQIAEIAKSEHISIKFLESILLLLRNSGFLGAKKGKGGGYYLIKDPKDISMAKVYRILEGPIALLPCASHNFYERCDDCDDESTCAARRLMTEVRDNTLKILESNSLADIAF
- a CDS encoding sulfite exporter TauE/SafE family protein, producing the protein MDFQIGLIIAGLAVGFIVGLTGVGGGSLMTPILLWFGIPPTTAVGTDLLYAAFTKAGGVFVHNKKGNINWKITGWLTLGSVPAALVTLWILNSIKTDIETINHVIKYSLGWALLFTSVAIIFKKRLLEFSQKHAGDKFHSESTTQNTLTIAIGVLLGATVTLTSIGAGALGTVTLFFLYPLLPTPRLVGTEIAHAVPLTLVAGIGHASMGNLDLALLGQLLMGSLPGIYMGSMLSGKVPDQFLRNAIAVMLFMAGYKLIF